The proteins below come from a single Candidatus Flexicrinis affinis genomic window:
- the groL gene encoding chaperonin GroEL (60 kDa chaperone family; promotes refolding of misfolded polypeptides especially under stressful conditions; forms two stacked rings of heptamers to form a barrel-shaped 14mer; ends can be capped by GroES; misfolded proteins enter the barrel where they are refolded when GroES binds) has protein sequence MPKQLIFKEEARRRMQAGVDKLAAAVATTLGPKGRNVALDKKFGAPTVTHDGVTVAKDIELEDPYENMGAQLLKEAATKTDDAASDGTTTATVLAQAIVNEGLKNVAAGANPMQLKRGILAAAEVVVKAIKDQATQIETRDEIASVASVSAQDSEIGNLIAEVMDKVGKDGVITVEESRGVEFETEYVEGMQFDRGYISPYFITAAESMEAVVSDPYILIYDKKISAAQDILPMLEKLMQIGKRELVIIAEDVDGEALATMVLNKLRGILNVLAVKAPGFGDRRKAMLRDIAILTGGTVISEETGRKLETVTLQDLGRAAKVVSSKENTVIVDGQGDPGQIKGRIEEIRKEIELTTSDYDREKLQERLAKLSGGVAIIRVGAATETELKEKKHRVEDALGATRAAVEEGIVSGGGVALVNAVASLDGYKLENDDENTGVNILRKALEMPMRKIASNAGEDGAVIIQEVRRLQREKNNLRIGYDVVSNTYIDMIEAGIPDPAKVTRSAVANAASIAAMILTTEALITDVPEEDKAPAMPPGGGGMDF, from the coding sequence ATGCCCAAGCAGTTGATCTTTAAGGAAGAAGCGCGCCGCCGCATGCAGGCCGGCGTCGACAAGCTCGCCGCCGCCGTCGCCACGACGCTGGGGCCGAAGGGCCGCAACGTCGCGCTCGACAAGAAGTTCGGCGCCCCCACCGTGACCCATGACGGCGTCACGGTCGCCAAGGACATCGAACTGGAAGATCCGTATGAGAATATGGGGGCGCAGCTTCTAAAGGAAGCCGCCACCAAGACCGACGACGCCGCCAGCGATGGCACCACCACCGCCACCGTGCTGGCTCAGGCGATCGTCAATGAAGGTCTGAAGAACGTCGCCGCCGGCGCCAACCCGATGCAGCTCAAGCGCGGCATCCTGGCCGCTGCCGAGGTCGTCGTCAAGGCGATCAAGGATCAGGCCACCCAGATCGAGACCCGCGACGAAATTGCGTCGGTTGCCAGCGTCAGCGCGCAGGACAGCGAGATCGGTAACCTGATCGCTGAAGTGATGGACAAGGTCGGCAAGGACGGCGTCATCACCGTTGAGGAAAGCCGCGGCGTCGAGTTCGAGACCGAGTACGTCGAGGGTATGCAGTTCGACCGCGGCTACATCAGCCCGTACTTCATCACCGCCGCCGAGTCGATGGAAGCGGTCGTGTCCGATCCCTACATCCTCATCTACGACAAGAAGATCAGCGCCGCGCAGGACATCCTGCCGATGCTGGAGAAGCTGATGCAGATCGGCAAGCGCGAGCTGGTGATCATCGCCGAGGACGTCGACGGCGAGGCGCTGGCCACGATGGTGCTGAACAAGCTGCGCGGCATCCTGAACGTGCTGGCCGTCAAGGCGCCGGGCTTCGGTGATCGCCGCAAGGCCATGCTGCGTGACATCGCCATCCTGACCGGTGGCACCGTCATCAGCGAAGAGACCGGCCGTAAGCTCGAGACCGTCACGCTGCAGGATCTGGGCCGCGCGGCCAAGGTCGTGAGCAGCAAGGAAAACACGGTCATCGTCGACGGTCAGGGCGATCCCGGCCAGATCAAGGGCCGCATCGAAGAAATTCGCAAGGAAATCGAGCTGACGACCAGCGACTACGACCGCGAGAAGCTGCAGGAGCGTCTGGCCAAGCTGAGCGGCGGTGTCGCGATCATCCGCGTCGGTGCCGCCACCGAGACCGAGCTGAAGGAAAAGAAGCACCGCGTTGAGGACGCCCTCGGCGCCACCCGCGCGGCGGTCGAAGAAGGCATCGTGTCGGGCGGTGGTGTCGCGCTCGTGAACGCGGTCGCCTCGCTCGACGGCTACAAGCTCGAGAATGACGACGAGAACACCGGCGTCAACATCCTGCGCAAGGCGCTCGAGATGCCGATGCGCAAGATTGCCAGCAACGCCGGCGAGGATGGCGCGGTCATCATTCAGGAAGTCCGCCGCCTGCAGCGCGAGAAGAACAACCTGCGCATCGGCTACGACGTGGTGAGCAACACCTACATCGACATGATCGAGGCAGGCATCCCCGATCCGGCCAAGGTCACCCGCAGCGCGGTCGCCAACGCGGCCTCGATCGCGGCGATGATCCTGACCACCGAAGCGCTCATCACCGACGTGCCCGAGGAAGACAAGGCGCCGGCCATGCCCCCGGGCGGCGGCGGGATGGACTTCTAA
- the groES gene encoding co-chaperone GroES, whose amino-acid sequence MNLRPLGDRILVEPSEGEDKLPSGLLLPETAKEKPQQGKVLAAGAGRRDDEGKRIEMDVKTGDTILFAKYAGTEIKLDGKKLLIMKETDVLGILE is encoded by the coding sequence ATGAACCTCCGCCCACTAGGTGACCGTATCCTCGTCGAGCCGTCCGAAGGCGAAGACAAGCTGCCCAGCGGCCTGCTTCTGCCCGAGACTGCCAAGGAAAAGCCGCAGCAGGGCAAGGTCCTCGCCGCCGGCGCCGGCCGCCGCGACGACGAAGGCAAGCGCATCGAAATGGACGTCAAGACCGGCGACACGATCCTGTTCGCCAAGTACGCCGGCACCGAAATCAAGCTTGATGGCAAGAAGCTGTTGATCATGAAGGAAACCGACGTACTGGGCATTCTGGAATAA
- a CDS encoding tetratricopeptide repeat protein encodes MNTVLDMHAACSAATTLFYGGQMHSALNALPQEISHVSMPYATDHERISLQLTRARLYVDMVILDGEGTREALRHLNVAERQIGRSELPGPLAALYLERGRLALIQQARFQRSDYSGARAALIHALEHARRAGDMAVQAAVRVAWSGMTFKLGQPEEALDTAQLALDLAQRCGRADIEADALHTLGLLLRAWGDSSAALSHLNCALTLRMDDGLRVWMAATYVALGETLMLAGHIGEAHTHLTTAADLAERYGTRRIGAQAALTLAELFMRTERHSAGWAAARTGRNLACQVRDEPLIARADRLLTQLGTGGLSR; translated from the coding sequence ATGAACACGGTACTCGATATGCACGCGGCTTGCAGCGCGGCGACCACCCTGTTCTACGGCGGGCAGATGCACAGCGCGCTGAACGCGCTCCCGCAAGAGATCAGCCACGTGAGCATGCCGTACGCCACCGACCACGAGCGGATCAGCCTCCAGCTCACCCGCGCGCGGCTATATGTCGACATGGTGATCCTTGACGGCGAAGGCACGCGCGAGGCGCTGCGTCACCTGAACGTCGCGGAGCGCCAGATCGGGCGCAGCGAGCTACCGGGCCCGTTGGCGGCGCTGTACCTCGAACGCGGAAGGCTCGCGCTGATTCAGCAGGCGCGCTTCCAACGGTCCGACTATAGCGGCGCACGGGCGGCGCTGATTCACGCGCTGGAGCATGCGCGCAGGGCGGGTGACATGGCGGTTCAAGCGGCAGTACGGGTGGCGTGGAGCGGGATGACGTTCAAGCTCGGCCAACCTGAAGAGGCGCTGGACACCGCGCAACTCGCGCTCGACCTTGCCCAGCGCTGCGGCCGCGCAGACATCGAAGCCGATGCGTTGCATACGTTGGGACTGCTGCTGCGAGCGTGGGGTGACAGCAGCGCCGCGCTGTCTCATCTCAATTGCGCACTGACGCTTCGCATGGACGACGGCCTGCGGGTCTGGATGGCGGCAACATACGTCGCCCTCGGCGAGACTCTGATGCTGGCCGGCCATATCGGCGAAGCGCACACGCATTTGACCACCGCCGCCGATCTCGCGGAACGTTATGGCACTCGCCGCATTGGTGCACAGGCCGCCCTCACGCTGGCCGAATTGTTCATGCGAACCGAACGCCACAGCGCCGGTTGGGCCGCTGCACGCACCGGCCGCAATCTTGCCTGCCAAGTCCGCGACGAACCGCTAATCGCGCGTGCCGACCGGCTGCTGACGCAGCTCGGCACCGGCGGTTTATCGCGCTGA
- a CDS encoding DUF1579 family protein — protein MSDPNRPLPDPDPHMAELDWFIGRWRVRSRLLTESGSWVEEDLTAFHTRELGGNLIFEHFCGPLNGKPFEAWSLRKFDASVGRWRQRWVDSEPGGSILNWVGAWDSEARRFTGYAERFVNADGTIAGDTAMREVFDDIHSDRFAWRYERTTDGGKTWDGSWKLDYVREDVS, from the coding sequence ATGAGCGACCCGAACCGTCCCCTGCCCGACCCCGATCCGCATATGGCGGAACTTGACTGGTTCATCGGCCGGTGGCGCGTACGGTCGCGATTGCTGACCGAAAGCGGGTCGTGGGTCGAAGAAGACTTGACGGCGTTCCATACGCGCGAACTCGGCGGCAACCTGATCTTCGAACATTTCTGCGGGCCGCTGAACGGCAAGCCGTTCGAGGCGTGGAGCCTGCGCAAGTTCGACGCCAGCGTCGGAAGATGGCGTCAGCGGTGGGTGGATAGCGAACCGGGCGGTTCGATTCTGAACTGGGTCGGCGCGTGGGACTCGGAAGCACGCCGATTCACCGGCTATGCCGAGCGATTTGTCAACGCAGACGGCACCATCGCCGGGGACACGGCCATGCGTGAGGTCTTCGACGACATCCACTCCGACCGGTTCGCGTGGCGATACGAACGCACGACGGACGGCGGCAAAACGTGGGACGGCAGTTGGAAGCTCGACTATGTGCGCGAGGATGTGTCATGA
- a CDS encoding MerR family transcriptional regulator, with translation MFKIGEFSKICMVSVKALRHWDAEGVLKPATIDADTGYRYYAIDQIAEVNRILAMRAMGLALPQIRSLLRDHPSADDLRAMLTLKRAQLEQEIDEAASMLRMVEARLRQIDTTVAAPPYEVAIKSADPMEITAVRTVVPTMNALVDLLRETHSYALSTLGTNLMAVFHDEAYELETIDVEVGFPSEHGTQHIPLSHRREMKPVALPAVPTMAVTVHRGPWLSLSEGYTALGRWIDESGYAISGPGREIYHHIDWESEQSATVTELQFPVHPL, from the coding sequence ATGTTCAAGATCGGCGAGTTCTCGAAAATCTGTATGGTATCGGTCAAGGCGCTGCGCCACTGGGACGCCGAAGGCGTGCTCAAGCCGGCCACGATCGACGCCGACACCGGGTATCGCTACTACGCCATCGACCAAATCGCCGAGGTCAACCGGATTCTGGCGATGCGTGCGATGGGCCTCGCCCTGCCGCAAATCCGGTCACTCCTGCGCGACCATCCGAGCGCCGACGACCTGCGCGCCATGCTGACCCTCAAGCGCGCACAGCTCGAACAGGAGATCGACGAGGCCGCGTCGATGCTGCGGATGGTCGAGGCACGCCTGCGGCAGATCGACACCACGGTGGCAGCGCCTCCGTACGAGGTCGCTATCAAGAGCGCAGACCCGATGGAGATTACGGCCGTACGCACGGTCGTCCCAACGATGAACGCGCTGGTCGACCTGCTGCGAGAGACGCACTCGTACGCCCTATCCACACTGGGCACGAACCTGATGGCGGTATTCCACGACGAAGCGTACGAGCTCGAGACCATCGATGTCGAAGTCGGGTTCCCATCCGAACACGGCACGCAGCACATACCGCTGTCCCATCGGCGCGAGATGAAGCCGGTCGCCCTGCCTGCCGTGCCGACGATGGCGGTTACCGTCCATCGCGGTCCGTGGCTGTCGTTGTCGGAGGGGTATACCGCGCTGGGCCGCTGGATCGACGAGAGCGGCTACGCGATCAGCGGGCCGGGGCGCGAGATCTACCATCACATCGACTGGGAAAGCGAGCAATCGGCGACCGTGACCGAGCTGCAATTCCCGGTGCATCCCCTGTAG
- a CDS encoding heme exporter protein CcmB, whose protein sequence is MTGLWPAAFAVFAKDLRAEMRSRELLSMMGLFSVLCILAFSFALELDRQTRDAVAGGVLWVTVTFAVMLGLNRSLGGEREQGSLDAMLLSPMPRASIFLGKALSNFVFSSLIGLILLPLMTILYNLPLAHPTIIAAVVLGSLALSAVGTLLAAIAVQARSRDSLLPIIMLPTALPVLLCAVRASNGMFSGQPESLWIGWLGLLAITAAGYLLMCGALFSYVIEE, encoded by the coding sequence ATGACCGGATTGTGGCCCGCCGCCTTCGCCGTCTTTGCCAAAGACCTGCGCGCCGAGATGCGCAGCCGGGAACTGCTCAGCATGATGGGCCTGTTCTCGGTGCTGTGCATCCTCGCCTTCAGCTTCGCGCTCGAGCTCGATCGCCAGACGCGCGACGCGGTGGCGGGTGGTGTGCTGTGGGTGACGGTCACATTCGCCGTCATGCTCGGCCTGAACCGCAGCCTCGGCGGCGAGCGCGAACAGGGCAGCCTCGACGCGATGCTGCTCTCGCCGATGCCGCGCGCCTCGATCTTTCTCGGCAAAGCGCTGTCGAACTTCGTCTTCTCCAGCCTCATCGGCCTGATCCTGCTGCCGCTTATGACCATTCTCTACAACCTGCCGCTGGCTCATCCGACGATCATTGCGGCGGTCGTGCTCGGATCGCTCGCCCTGTCGGCTGTCGGTACGCTGCTAGCCGCCATCGCGGTGCAGGCGCGCTCGCGCGATTCCCTGCTGCCGATCATCATGTTGCCGACGGCGCTGCCGGTGCTGTTATGCGCCGTGCGGGCCTCCAACGGCATGTTCTCCGGCCAACCGGAATCGCTCTGGATCGGCTGGCTCGGCCTGCTGGCGATCACCGCCGCCGGCTATCTGCTCATGTGCGGCGCGCTTTTCTCGTACGTCATCGAAGAGTAG
- a CDS encoding 5'-methylthioadenosine/S-adenosylhomocysteine nucleosidase, with protein MTRPSSHWRIPAAVLLILMMVGVAQPAPTARDLLPRVGIAAVSAAEMEPLAAGLSDVEWLLAGGVPYTIGTVDGRLVVLFQAGPGMVNAAARIQHALDRFAITHLIFSGAAGALEPGLAPGQVVVPRWWVNHQFGVFTDDGIQPLPLHIYPAGGEPLQVDGFEVDPELYAIAERIDGVRAGGTGVSGDQFIRSDAARGDLASRFAARIVDMESAAAAQVALLNDVPFIAVRAISDDAGDMADGQIEAQIVQAGRAAAAATLELVRLLP; from the coding sequence GTGACTCGACCGTCGTCGCATTGGCGGATACCCGCCGCGGTATTGCTGATTCTGATGATGGTGGGTGTGGCACAGCCGGCGCCGACTGCGCGCGATCTACTGCCACGGGTGGGGATCGCCGCCGTTTCTGCTGCCGAGATGGAACCGCTGGCGGCCGGCTTGTCAGACGTGGAGTGGCTGCTGGCCGGAGGCGTGCCGTACACGATCGGCACCGTCGACGGGCGACTCGTCGTACTGTTTCAAGCGGGGCCGGGCATGGTGAATGCTGCGGCGCGCATTCAGCACGCGTTGGATCGCTTCGCGATTACGCATCTGATCTTCAGCGGTGCCGCCGGGGCACTTGAGCCGGGTCTGGCACCGGGGCAAGTCGTGGTGCCGCGCTGGTGGGTCAACCACCAATTCGGCGTATTCACCGACGATGGCATCCAACCCCTGCCGCTGCACATCTATCCGGCCGGTGGCGAGCCGCTGCAGGTCGATGGTTTCGAGGTCGATCCCGAGTTGTACGCGATCGCGGAGCGCATCGACGGCGTCCGTGCGGGCGGCACAGGCGTGAGCGGCGACCAGTTCATCCGCAGCGACGCGGCGCGTGGGGATTTGGCGTCACGCTTTGCGGCGCGTATCGTCGACATGGAGAGCGCGGCGGCGGCGCAAGTTGCGCTGCTTAACGACGTGCCGTTCATTGCCGTGCGTGCCATCAGCGACGACGCGGGCGACATGGCCGACGGCCAGATCGAGGCGCAGATCGTGCAGGCGGGGCGGGCTGCCGCCGCGGCCACGCTGGAGCTTGTACGCCTGCTTCCATGA